One Corynebacterium yudongzhengii DNA window includes the following coding sequences:
- a CDS encoding DegV family protein has product MAVRIVTDSSAGLPPEIVEELDITVVDLHVLTREVKDSIETTTSGLSTLELVAAYARQLERGGDDGVVALHVPGALSSTESSAIAAAAVFDGLVEVVQTSTVGMAIGAAAMAAAKCAQQGEDLASCAETARATLARAVTWVYLHKIDDIRRGGRLSTGQAMLSAATLATKPIMQVTDGRLELVGKTRTQTKAFTKLVELVAERADHQPAFVAIQHNDAPVAAEDLRDLLDDVLTAETSFMVIPMSEALAVHAGTGAVGVSAVFAAESVDNSESDGD; this is encoded by the coding sequence CGTCGAGGAACTCGACATCACCGTCGTCGATCTGCATGTGCTGACCCGGGAGGTCAAAGACAGCATCGAGACGACTACCTCGGGGCTGAGCACCTTAGAGCTGGTCGCCGCCTATGCGCGGCAGCTTGAGCGCGGCGGCGACGACGGCGTGGTCGCCCTGCACGTGCCCGGCGCGTTGAGCTCGACGGAGTCTTCGGCCATCGCCGCGGCCGCCGTGTTCGACGGGCTGGTCGAGGTCGTGCAGACGAGCACCGTCGGCATGGCGATCGGTGCCGCCGCGATGGCCGCGGCGAAGTGCGCCCAGCAGGGCGAGGACTTGGCTTCCTGCGCCGAGACCGCCCGCGCCACCCTGGCGAGGGCCGTGACCTGGGTGTATCTGCATAAGATCGACGACATCCGGCGCGGCGGGCGGCTGTCGACCGGCCAGGCGATGCTCTCGGCCGCCACCCTGGCGACCAAGCCGATCATGCAGGTCACCGACGGCCGGTTAGAGCTCGTCGGCAAGACCCGCACCCAGACGAAGGCTTTTACCAAGCTTGTCGAGCTCGTCGCCGAGCGCGCCGACCACCAGCCGGCGTTCGTGGCCATCCAGCACAACGACGCCCCCGTCGCCGCCGAGGACCTGCGCGATCTTCTCGACGACGTCCTCACCGCCGAAACCAGCTTCATGGTCATCCCCATGTCGGAGGCCCTCGCTGTGCACGCCGGTACCGGAGCAGTGGGGGTCTCTGCAGTCTTCGCCGCCGAATCTGTGGATAACTCCGAGTCAGACGGCGATTAG
- a CDS encoding ankyrin repeat domain-containing protein produces the protein MSDEHTEELPSDVQDLVHRLFKMAREGNTDLVDYVRQGVNVDLMNQDGNTFLMLAAYRGHADLVRGLIEVGADVDKRNKHNQAPLAGAIFKKYDDVVDVLIDAGADPTVGHPTAVETATMFGRDDLLERLNAEQK, from the coding sequence ATGTCCGATGAGCACACTGAAGAACTTCCCTCTGACGTCCAGGACCTCGTGCATCGTCTGTTTAAAATGGCACGCGAGGGCAACACCGACCTCGTGGACTACGTCCGTCAGGGCGTCAACGTCGACCTCATGAACCAGGACGGCAACACCTTCCTCATGCTCGCCGCTTACCGAGGTCACGCCGACCTAGTCCGCGGCCTTATTGAGGTGGGCGCGGACGTCGATAAGCGCAACAAGCACAACCAGGCGCCGCTGGCAGGAGCGATCTTTAAGAAGTACGACGATGTGGTCGACGTGCTTATCGACGCCGGCGCCGACCCCACCGTCGGCCACCCCACGGCCGTGGAGACCGCGACCATGTTCGGCCGCGACGACCTGCTGGAACGCTTGAACGCCGAGCAGAAGTGA
- the rpsT gene encoding 30S ribosomal protein S20: MPNIKQQKKRVLTNEKRRQRNKAIRSAVRTEIRKFREAVATGDKEKSGEQLRVASRKLDKAVSKGVFHRNTAANKKSNMARAYNKMD, translated from the coding sequence ATGCCGAACATCAAGCAGCAGAAGAAGCGCGTTCTCACCAACGAGAAGCGCCGTCAGCGCAACAAGGCTATCCGCTCCGCCGTGCGCACCGAGATCCGCAAGTTCCGCGAGGCCGTCGCCACCGGTGACAAGGAGAAGTCCGGCGAGCAGCTGCGCGTCGCTTCCCGCAAGCTCGACAAGGCCGTGTCCAAGGGCGTCTTCCACCGCAACACCGCGGCCAACAAGAAGTCCAATATGGCCCGCGCCTACAACAAGATGGACTAG
- the holA gene encoding DNA polymerase III subunit delta yields the protein MEAMDQVHFIVGEDEFLAERARREIIDQLSPAAERSDLRASEITAAEIIELTSPSLFAEDRIIVVTHAEAAGKEPLELLLKTAVDPAPGIFMIIQHTGGGRNKNLVPKFEKAATVHRADPIKQKDLHRWASAEFQRHGVRPTPDVVNTLLEGVGSDLRELAGAISQLVADTGGEVTDEAVRTYYSGVAEVRGFDIADLAVAGHAAKALASTRRALQLGHSPVALAAALGQKVGAIARLYSTRGGNARQLAGQLGMPPFAVEKAMRTARRWSGDNVSEAVIIVADLDAVAKGEGGDIEFAVENAVRRIAKLAG from the coding sequence ATGGAGGCCATGGATCAGGTCCACTTCATCGTCGGCGAGGACGAGTTCCTCGCCGAGCGCGCCCGCCGCGAGATCATCGACCAGCTCAGCCCCGCCGCGGAGCGTTCCGATCTGCGCGCCAGCGAGATCACCGCCGCCGAGATCATCGAGCTGACCAGCCCCTCGCTGTTCGCGGAGGACCGGATCATCGTGGTCACCCACGCCGAGGCCGCCGGGAAAGAGCCGCTCGAGCTGCTGCTCAAGACCGCCGTCGACCCCGCCCCGGGCATCTTTATGATCATCCAGCACACCGGCGGAGGGCGGAACAAGAACCTTGTGCCGAAGTTCGAGAAGGCCGCCACCGTGCACCGCGCCGATCCGATCAAGCAGAAGGACCTGCACCGGTGGGCGAGCGCGGAGTTCCAGCGCCACGGGGTGCGGCCCACCCCGGATGTCGTGAACACCCTGCTCGAGGGTGTCGGCTCGGACCTGCGGGAGCTGGCTGGGGCGATCTCTCAGCTGGTGGCCGATACCGGCGGTGAGGTCACCGACGAGGCCGTGCGCACCTACTACTCGGGTGTCGCGGAGGTGAGAGGCTTCGACATCGCGGATCTCGCCGTGGCCGGGCACGCCGCGAAGGCGCTGGCCTCGACGCGCCGGGCGCTGCAACTCGGGCACAGCCCGGTGGCGCTGGCGGCGGCGCTCGGCCAGAAGGTCGGCGCCATAGCAAGGCTCTACTCCACCCGCGGTGGCAACGCTCGGCAGCTCGCCGGCCAGCTGGGGATGCCGCCTTTCGCCGTCGAGAAGGCGATGCGGACCGCCCGGCGCTGGTCCGGCGACAATGTCTCCGAGGCCGTGATCATCGTCGCGGATCTGGATGCCGTCGCCAAAGGCGAGGGCGGGGATATCGAATTCGCGGTGGAGAATGCGGTGCGTCGCATAGCAAAGCTCGCCGGTTAG
- a CDS encoding helix-hairpin-helix domain-containing protein has translation MSREVIDRLSDLTRPTGEEIKMNVSYPRLSVSPKLALAAAAVVAVIIGLVVAHALFRGSPDTLDAPALAHVGAEEETGGEIVVSVVGEVHEPGLVTLVDGARIADALTAAGGLTDGADPAALNQAQLIVDGQQIVVPAVGAAPPPGGTPAVSGGGGGISLNSADASELTTLKGIGEATAAAIIAYREEHGGFREIDELLEVSGIGPAKFEALKDEVTL, from the coding sequence ATGAGCAGAGAAGTAATCGACCGCCTCAGCGATCTCACCCGCCCCACCGGGGAGGAGATCAAGATGAACGTCTCCTACCCGCGCCTGTCCGTCTCCCCGAAACTGGCGCTCGCCGCCGCCGCGGTCGTGGCCGTGATCATCGGCCTCGTCGTCGCGCACGCCCTGTTTCGCGGCAGTCCCGATACCCTCGACGCCCCCGCGCTCGCCCACGTCGGCGCGGAGGAGGAGACCGGGGGCGAGATCGTCGTCTCCGTTGTCGGCGAGGTCCACGAACCCGGCTTAGTCACGCTTGTCGACGGAGCCCGCATCGCCGACGCCCTCACCGCAGCCGGAGGCCTGACCGACGGCGCCGACCCCGCCGCCCTCAACCAGGCCCAACTCATCGTCGATGGCCAGCAGATCGTGGTCCCCGCGGTCGGGGCGGCACCCCCTCCCGGAGGCACCCCGGCGGTCAGCGGCGGCGGGGGAGGCATCTCGCTGAACTCCGCCGACGCCAGCGAGCTGACCACGCTTAAGGGCATCGGCGAGGCCACGGCGGCCGCGATTATCGCCTACCGGGAAGAACACGGCGGCTTCCGGGAGATCGACGAGCTTCTGGAGGTCTCCGGCATCGGGCCCGCGAAGTTCGAGGCCCTCAAAGACGAGGTCACCCTCTAA
- the lepA gene encoding translation elongation factor 4, producing MGTNFAESTFTDLEQIRNFCIIAHIDHGKSTLADRILQLSAVVADRDMRDQYLDNMDIERERGITIKAQNVRLPWVPRSGVLEGENMVLQMIDTPGHVDFTYEVSRALEACEGAILLVDAAQGIEAQTLANLYLAMDKDLEIIPVLNKIDLPAADPDKYADEIAHIIGCEPEDVLRVSGKTGEGVPELLDRLCELVPAPATEAEHDAPARALIFDSVYDTYRGVVTYIRMMDGTLKPRQKVKMMATGTTHEILEIGVVSPTPKPCEGLGPGEVGYVITGVKDVRETKVGDTITWANDGAEKPLAGYEDPNPMVYSGLFPVTQAEFPDLRDALEKLQLNDASLTYEPETSVALGFGFRCGFLGLLHMEITRVRLEREFDLNLISTAPSVSYRVVTESGEEIVVHNPSEWPEGKNRAVYEPIVNMTIIVPAEFVGPTMELCQMKRGQMKNMEYLSEERVELRYIMPLGEIIFDFFDMLKSRTRGYASLNYEEAGEQEADLVKVDILLQGDPVDAFSAIVHKDDARHYGLKMTKKLRELIPRQQFEVPVQAAIGSKIIARENIRAMRKDVLAKCYGGDISRKRKLLEKQKAGKKRMKNIGSVEVPQEAFVAALSTDED from the coding sequence ATGGGCACCAATTTCGCGGAGAGCACGTTCACGGACCTAGAGCAGATCCGTAACTTCTGCATCATCGCGCACATCGACCACGGTAAGTCCACGCTGGCGGACCGTATCCTGCAGCTGTCGGCCGTCGTGGCGGACCGGGACATGCGGGACCAGTACCTCGACAACATGGACATCGAGCGCGAGCGGGGCATCACCATTAAGGCACAGAACGTGCGCCTGCCGTGGGTTCCGCGCTCCGGCGTGCTCGAGGGCGAGAACATGGTCCTGCAGATGATCGACACCCCCGGCCACGTCGACTTCACGTACGAGGTCTCCCGCGCCCTCGAGGCCTGTGAGGGCGCCATCTTGCTCGTCGACGCCGCCCAGGGCATCGAGGCCCAGACCTTGGCGAACCTTTACCTCGCCATGGACAAAGACCTCGAGATCATCCCGGTGCTGAACAAGATCGACCTGCCGGCCGCCGATCCCGACAAGTACGCCGACGAGATCGCCCACATCATCGGCTGCGAGCCGGAGGACGTCCTACGCGTCTCGGGCAAGACCGGCGAGGGTGTGCCGGAGCTGCTCGACCGCCTCTGCGAGCTCGTGCCCGCCCCGGCCACCGAGGCGGAGCACGACGCGCCAGCCCGCGCGCTCATCTTCGACTCGGTCTACGACACCTACCGCGGCGTGGTCACCTACATCCGCATGATGGATGGCACTCTCAAGCCGCGCCAGAAGGTCAAGATGATGGCCACCGGCACCACGCACGAGATCTTGGAGATCGGCGTCGTATCGCCCACCCCCAAGCCGTGCGAGGGCTTAGGCCCCGGCGAAGTCGGGTACGTCATCACCGGTGTGAAGGACGTCCGCGAAACCAAGGTCGGCGACACCATCACCTGGGCGAACGACGGTGCCGAAAAGCCCCTCGCCGGCTACGAAGACCCGAACCCCATGGTGTATTCGGGCCTGTTCCCCGTCACCCAGGCGGAGTTCCCGGACCTGCGGGACGCGCTGGAAAAGCTCCAGCTCAACGACGCCTCGCTCACCTACGAGCCGGAGACCTCCGTGGCGCTCGGCTTCGGTTTCCGCTGCGGCTTTTTGGGCCTTTTGCACATGGAGATCACCCGGGTGCGCTTGGAGCGCGAGTTCGACCTCAACCTCATCTCGACGGCCCCGAGCGTGTCCTACCGCGTGGTCACCGAGTCTGGCGAGGAAATAGTCGTCCACAACCCCTCGGAGTGGCCGGAGGGTAAGAACCGGGCGGTCTACGAGCCGATCGTTAACATGACCATCATCGTGCCCGCCGAGTTCGTCGGCCCCACGATGGAGCTGTGCCAGATGAAGCGCGGCCAGATGAAGAACATGGAATACCTCTCCGAGGAGCGCGTCGAGCTGCGCTACATCATGCCGCTCGGTGAGATCATCTTCGACTTCTTCGACATGTTGAAATCCCGCACCCGCGGCTATGCCTCCCTGAACTACGAGGAGGCCGGCGAGCAGGAGGCGGATCTGGTCAAGGTGGACATCCTGCTGCAGGGTGATCCCGTCGATGCGTTTAGCGCCATCGTGCACAAGGACGACGCCCGCCACTACGGGTTGAAGATGACGAAGAAGCTGCGCGAGCTCATCCCGCGCCAGCAGTTCGAGGTCCCGGTGCAGGCGGCGATCGGCTCGAAAATCATCGCCCGCGAGAACATCCGCGCGATGCGCAAGGACGTGCTGGCGAAGTGCTACGGCGGCGATATCTCGCGTAAGCGCAAGCTTCTGGAGAAGCAGAAGGCCGGCAAGAAGCGCATGAAGAACATCGGCTCCGTCGAGGTGCCTCAGGAGGCCTTCGTCGCCGCGCTGTCCACCGACGAGGACTAG
- a CDS encoding ComEC/Rec2 family competence protein, protein MELRLVPAALSLWAALITLVLTERALWALVVIGVVAAVFAGLRHYGQAVLVALVSTLGITGAWVARWRAENFAQGPSFSATVATAPGEGHLSVHTRGYPEPLTVFSDDPVIADLATGARVEITAEVSESSRLSLGGKIAHGEITSVADPTGPLAFAAAVRERLTLSVEKLLDGEHRGLLPGMALGDTSLQPAEAEELYRITGLSHLSAVSGANVAIVTTAALLLCRAVGVGPRVQTACALIVLAVYILLVGTEPSVLRAGVTGLVGLVAVVASTRAQPLHALALAILVLLLVQPHLAVNYGFALSVAATVGIILISPVIAAPLIDAHLPPIVARAIAIAVAADVLTMPIISLMVGEVSVVAVVANILVAPAAAPVTILGITAAAAGPLAAPFILAAAPLTWWIHTVAVIAAAVPVVTVELDPVGVLIGYGWIITGLISGRVLSTSLVVAVGFVLLWSPERRAPAVDLSEIRAVTVSTEEEIENVPPGTQLIVVEDARGPPAEHPTVTREGVAVFYPERDGVVELLRDGTQRAQDGRF, encoded by the coding sequence GTGGAGCTGCGTCTCGTTCCCGCCGCCTTGAGCCTGTGGGCTGCGCTGATCACCCTGGTGCTCACCGAGCGAGCCTTGTGGGCGCTCGTGGTGATCGGGGTGGTTGCCGCGGTGTTTGCCGGGCTGCGCCACTACGGCCAGGCGGTGTTGGTGGCTCTGGTGTCTACGCTGGGGATAACCGGCGCCTGGGTGGCTCGGTGGCGGGCGGAGAACTTCGCGCAGGGCCCGAGCTTTTCGGCTACGGTCGCCACCGCACCCGGCGAGGGGCATCTCAGCGTGCATACCCGCGGCTATCCGGAACCGCTGACCGTTTTTAGCGACGACCCGGTGATCGCGGACCTTGCCACCGGCGCGCGGGTGGAGATCACCGCCGAAGTTTCCGAGTCTTCCCGCTTAAGCCTCGGGGGCAAGATCGCCCACGGCGAGATCACCTCCGTGGCCGATCCCACCGGCCCGCTGGCCTTCGCCGCGGCGGTGCGCGAGCGGTTGACGCTAAGCGTCGAGAAGCTTCTCGACGGCGAGCACCGCGGCCTTCTACCCGGCATGGCGCTCGGCGATACCTCCCTGCAACCCGCGGAGGCCGAGGAGCTCTACCGGATTACCGGCCTCTCGCACCTGTCGGCGGTCTCGGGGGCGAACGTCGCCATCGTCACCACCGCCGCGCTGCTGCTGTGCCGCGCCGTGGGGGTCGGCCCGAGGGTGCAAACGGCGTGCGCGCTCATCGTCCTGGCTGTCTACATCCTGCTCGTGGGCACCGAACCTTCCGTCCTGCGCGCCGGGGTGACCGGCTTGGTCGGGCTCGTCGCCGTCGTGGCCTCCACGCGCGCGCAACCCCTGCACGCGCTCGCGCTCGCGATCCTCGTGCTCCTGCTGGTGCAGCCGCACCTCGCGGTCAACTACGGCTTCGCGCTGTCGGTGGCGGCGACCGTCGGCATCATCCTCATCAGCCCCGTGATCGCCGCCCCGCTCATCGACGCCCACCTCCCACCCATCGTCGCCCGGGCCATCGCCATCGCCGTGGCCGCCGACGTGCTCACCATGCCGATCATCTCGCTGATGGTGGGGGAGGTCTCGGTGGTGGCGGTGGTGGCGAATATCCTCGTCGCCCCGGCCGCCGCCCCGGTGACCATCCTGGGGATCACCGCTGCGGCCGCCGGGCCCCTGGCGGCGCCGTTCATCCTCGCGGCCGCGCCGCTGACCTGGTGGATTCACACCGTGGCCGTAATCGCCGCGGCCGTGCCGGTGGTGACGGTCGAGCTCGATCCGGTGGGCGTGCTCATCGGCTACGGCTGGATCATCACCGGGCTGATCAGCGGCCGGGTGCTGAGCACCAGTCTGGTCGTGGCGGTCGGCTTCGTGTTGCTGTGGAGCCCGGAGCGGCGCGCGCCTGCCGTGGATCTCTCTGAGATCCGCGCGGTGACGGTGAGTACCGAAGAGGAGATCGAGAACGTCCCGCCCGGCACGCAACTCATCGTCGTCGAGGACGCCCGCGGCCCGCCGGCGGAGCATCCGACGGTCACCCGCGAGGGGGTCGCCGTGTTCTACCCGGAGCGCGACGGGGTGGTCGAGCTGCTGCGCGATGGCACCCAAAGGGCGCAGGATGGCCGGTTCTAG
- a CDS encoding type II toxin-antitoxin system PemK/MazF family toxin, whose amino-acid sequence MLFGGLRSRGKEQGDHTKRSQLKRRLLPSVPSPVEDVATLRSRMGLTRSDNSAEKTHKVAPIKVHPTGKRARALIYGPDIDGPADAGEIVWLRVPENGPNQPPVERAILVVGRSMNQELLGLLISPAPEHADEENWFPIGSGQWQPTGEPCWLRLDRIIQVPENWVRRQGALFPERRFERLARVLRERFDWS is encoded by the coding sequence ATGTTATTCGGCGGGCTGCGCTCCCGCGGCAAAGAGCAGGGCGATCACACGAAGCGTTCCCAACTCAAAAGGCGTCTACTGCCGTCCGTCCCTTCGCCTGTCGAGGATGTCGCCACCCTCCGCAGCCGCATGGGGCTGACTCGTTCGGACAACTCTGCCGAGAAAACGCACAAGGTCGCCCCGATCAAGGTGCACCCCACCGGAAAGCGCGCCCGGGCACTGATTTACGGCCCAGATATCGACGGCCCCGCCGACGCCGGCGAAATCGTCTGGCTAAGGGTACCCGAAAACGGTCCGAACCAACCGCCCGTCGAGCGGGCCATACTCGTCGTCGGACGCAGCATGAACCAGGAGCTGCTCGGGCTGTTGATCTCCCCCGCCCCCGAACACGCCGACGAGGAGAACTGGTTCCCCATCGGCTCCGGGCAGTGGCAGCCCACCGGCGAGCCCTGCTGGCTACGCTTGGACCGCATCATCCAGGTGCCGGAGAACTGGGTGCGCCGCCAGGGCGCGCTGTTCCCCGAGCGCCGCTTCGAAAGGCTGGCGCGGGTGCTGCGGGAGCGTTTCGACTGGTCCTGA
- a CDS encoding LysE family translocator: MSVGNLLLLAALNVVGALSPGPDIILITRTATRSRRHAVAVTAGIQTGVVFWCALTVLGAAALLTAFPEALEIVQLVGGGWLIYMGIRMLIGGWKDRTTRPVDLDEAEARLGRLRQAYLSGLATNLSNPKIVLFLSAMIAPLLPPQPTVWQAVVVVLVLSLSALAVQLSLALVVSTNAVRRRLLRAGPFIDIGAGLFFVVAGVTLAFNGAHGLLT, from the coding sequence GTGAGCGTCGGCAACCTTCTTCTGCTCGCCGCGCTGAACGTGGTGGGCGCTTTATCTCCAGGCCCCGACATCATCCTGATCACGCGGACCGCGACGCGCTCGCGTCGGCACGCGGTGGCCGTGACCGCCGGCATCCAGACCGGCGTGGTGTTCTGGTGCGCGCTGACGGTCTTGGGGGCGGCGGCGCTGCTCACGGCCTTCCCCGAGGCCTTAGAGATCGTGCAGCTCGTGGGTGGCGGCTGGCTGATCTACATGGGCATTCGCATGCTCATCGGCGGCTGGAAGGATCGCACGACCCGGCCGGTGGACCTAGACGAGGCGGAGGCGCGCCTCGGAAGGCTGCGCCAGGCGTATCTCTCCGGCTTGGCGACGAATCTGTCCAACCCCAAGATCGTGCTCTTTTTATCCGCGATGATAGCGCCGCTGCTTCCCCCGCAGCCGACGGTGTGGCAGGCGGTCGTTGTGGTGCTGGTGCTCTCGCTCTCGGCGCTGGCGGTGCAGCTGAGCCTGGCGCTGGTGGTCTCGACGAACGCGGTGCGGCGCCGGCTTCTGCGTGCCGGACCGTTCATCGATATCGGTGCTGGCCTGTTCTTCGTGGTTGCGGGCGTGACACTCGCGTTCAACGGCGCGCATGGGCTGTTGACCTAG
- a CDS encoding FUSC family protein, with product MSTPENLREPMPQRPNPWQLLTAFHPSAPRWPGALRAALAIFLPGAAALLLGFDNVMLLIAAGGCTVIYGEGHPYRARWRVMVIAGGLLTLGTTGGAFVGSTAWEQIDTGATLWWLLLPALYCTAMATVGAFVQNALHLRPPGAFFIVMVSGGATMVARLGINPIEVGLWASIGAATGVLLGIAPALFDAHAPERRAVINLDKAVADFEAAEEPTLSQRHQAADALAAAWEALGDAGVIHAGSIAKPELTYLVTRTRESQLRLARRTAELGMNLSDTDRLTDSPSLVDPSRAAIPHTRPSNSYRIYRSLDPNSHSMITAQKVMIASLAAAVIGIAFGFTRPDWAIVSALLTLQWGPNRWSGQIRGLRRVIGSLLGIGVFAAFHLMGLSGWGLLIALAICQFGAEFFVVKNYALCVIFTTPLALLLGNSVTDPLGEVVVSRTVEVLLSVVFASLALWFWAPRSDGRNHAGLVVRAFGQMGDLLRALTTTSPEGATRQRRDLQYELLSERAAILALAEVDRAEAARRWDDHLLIQRTGYAMLDYCNAHNDRELSFAELVSLAEALRDARKALSTKRSLPA from the coding sequence GTGTCCACCCCTGAGAACCTGCGGGAACCGATGCCGCAGCGGCCGAATCCCTGGCAGCTGCTCACGGCGTTTCACCCGTCGGCACCCCGCTGGCCGGGTGCGCTGCGCGCGGCCTTGGCGATCTTTCTGCCCGGCGCGGCAGCTCTCCTTCTGGGTTTCGACAACGTCATGCTCCTCATCGCCGCCGGCGGCTGCACCGTCATCTACGGCGAGGGCCACCCCTACCGGGCGCGCTGGCGCGTGATGGTCATCGCCGGCGGCCTGCTCACCCTCGGCACCACCGGCGGCGCGTTCGTCGGCAGTACCGCTTGGGAGCAGATCGATACCGGCGCCACCCTGTGGTGGCTGCTGCTGCCGGCCCTGTATTGCACCGCGATGGCCACCGTCGGCGCCTTCGTACAAAACGCCCTGCACCTGCGCCCGCCGGGAGCGTTTTTCATCGTCATGGTCTCCGGCGGCGCGACGATGGTCGCCCGCCTCGGCATCAACCCCATCGAGGTGGGCCTGTGGGCCAGCATCGGCGCGGCCACCGGTGTGCTCCTCGGTATCGCGCCGGCGCTTTTCGACGCCCACGCCCCCGAACGCCGCGCCGTCATCAACCTTGATAAAGCCGTCGCCGACTTCGAGGCCGCCGAAGAGCCCACCCTGTCGCAGCGCCACCAGGCCGCCGACGCCCTCGCCGCAGCGTGGGAGGCCCTCGGTGACGCCGGGGTCATCCACGCCGGGAGCATCGCCAAACCGGAGCTGACCTACCTGGTCACCCGCACCCGCGAATCCCAGCTGCGGCTGGCGCGGCGCACCGCAGAGCTGGGCATGAACCTCAGCGACACCGACCGGCTGACCGATTCCCCGAGCCTGGTCGATCCCTCGCGCGCCGCGATCCCGCATACGCGCCCGTCGAATAGCTACCGGATCTACCGCTCGCTGGATCCGAACTCGCACTCCATGATCACCGCGCAGAAGGTCATGATCGCCAGCCTCGCCGCAGCGGTCATCGGCATCGCGTTCGGGTTTACCCGCCCCGACTGGGCGATCGTCTCCGCGCTGCTCACGCTGCAGTGGGGCCCGAACCGCTGGTCCGGACAGATCCGCGGGCTGCGCCGCGTCATCGGCTCGCTGCTGGGCATCGGGGTCTTCGCAGCGTTCCACCTCATGGGCTTAAGCGGCTGGGGCCTGCTCATCGCCCTGGCGATCTGCCAGTTCGGCGCCGAGTTCTTCGTGGTGAAGAACTACGCCCTGTGCGTCATCTTCACCACTCCCCTGGCACTGCTGCTCGGTAACTCCGTCACCGACCCGCTGGGCGAGGTCGTCGTCTCCCGCACCGTGGAGGTGCTGCTGTCCGTCGTGTTCGCCTCTCTGGCCTTGTGGTTCTGGGCCCCGCGTAGCGACGGGCGCAACCACGCCGGCCTCGTCGTCCGCGCCTTCGGGCAGATGGGCGATCTCCTCAGGGCGCTCACCACCACTTCGCCGGAGGGCGCGACCCGGCAGCGTCGCGACCTGCAGTACGAACTGCTCTCCGAACGCGCCGCGATTCTCGCCCTAGCGGAGGTCGACCGCGCCGAGGCGGCGCGGCGTTGGGACGACCACCTGCTGATCCAGCGCACCGGCTATGCCATGCTCGATTACTGTAACGCCCACAACGACCGCGAACTCTCCTTCGCCGAGCTCGTCTCGTTGGCGGAGGCGCTACGCGACGCCCGCAAGGCCCTGAGCACGAAAAGGAGCTTACCGGCATGA